CCTAGCCCGAACCCTAGCCACGTTGGTCATGTGATCATGTAGCCCTAACACTCACACAAGAAAAAGAGAGATAGACAACACCCTCACCGAACCCTAATAAGAATACCCACCTCCAACCCCTAAATAGTCGATTTTGAACCCAAAAATGGCACAAATCTTTGACGAGCGCTGCCCCGGTATCTCATTGGCAGCGTGGCGGTCCCTTAAAAAATGACTTTGTTTTTTATCCGTTATGGCGCTAACAAACTCTCGATACTGCATGTCGCCGCGTAAACCCAGccatttgaaatttttcgGTTCTTGCCCGCTGTTTCTCCTGTCTTACGGTTAATAAGCTGCATACTCAATGAGTGAATCGGGTGATCACTTTTGGAATTTTCGAATTTTCCAAGAGTTTGAAAACCTTGGTACGGAGATTTCTGTGCGCCTGGCCTGGATAGCATTTCCGGATAGGGTCTTGGTATGTTCTTTCTTCCGCTGTTTCAGTGGCagatttctttttcctAGGTTTCGGAACAGTTTCGAAAGAccaaaattaatgattttgCCGAATTAGGAAGTTGGCATTGCGATGccaattaaaatatatagcAACTATGATTAGAATATGTCAGTTTCCTTATACTTTTATATGGTTTtcttcatatatatataggtaGATTGATCACCTGCAAACGTAACTCAATGGTAACTTTTCTATTTTACCAATTTTCAGAGTTTTTTCTATGTTGCCTGAGATGTTCGAGGCTGTCGCTCACTCGGGTCCCTAAGAGAGTTAACAGCAAGTACAACAAAACACGATTGAGAAactatatacataataatGTCCGTTGCGTTTATGGTGAAGGCCAGGTATGGCTGGTCAGGTCAAGCTAAAGGCGATTTGGGCTTCTTGGAAGGAGATATAATGAACGTGACAAAAACTACAGGGGATTGGTACTATGGATTTCTTCtgagaaacaaaaaaagtaaAGGTTATTTCCCAAAAAACTTTGTCATTGAACTCAATGGCAAAACCAAACCGTCTGTGGAGGCAATTACCGCAGATGCTAAGCTCCCGAATATACCATCAAGATCAAAATATGAAGCTTCACAATCCTCGCCAAATTTACCGTCTTTGATTAAATCAAATGGTTCTTCAAACTTATATTCTCAATCCTCGACACCAAATAACAATTCCAGCTACAGGAAACAAAGTTCAAGtggatataataataaagcaAAATATCAAGCCTTGCGGAATTTACCAAATAAGGAGACTTTCCCAGCGTTACCACAGATTCCTGTAAGTAAGAGTAACTCCGATTCACGttataaattaatgaaatcaCATTCAGAAAATGATATCCCAGTAAGAGATTATAATTACTACAaagataattcaaatttttacGATGGGTACATGCCAAGCAACATAAGATCCTCATGTACCTCAAGCTTTGTGACAGATGATAGTTCTAATACTAATTTATTCTcgaattcaaaatatttggatAGTTCTTTGGTCTCGAGTGAAAACAGTTTTGCATTGATGTCTGATTTTAGTGCCACGTCAGCAGGAAGTTTTATGAGACATAAGTACGCACAATCATTCGAGGCTTCTTCTCTTGATAAATCTGAAGTAGATGTTAATAACGATTCATTCAGTGGTAAAGCAGGAggatttttgaataaaattttcttaaGGAATGGTAATGGTAGTGTTGATTCCCCAAAACTACCAGATTTGACGAATATGAgcattaataatgaaaatgacaACGATGCAAAAGATTGGTTGGTGGTCAATAAGCATTTAAACAGATCAAAGACTttaacaaaatatgaaaaacaTCCAAGGTACATGAGAGCATTAGAAGAGCACAGAGATATTGTTCTACATCCGCAAGattacatatataatggCTTAAACACTAATGAAGTTGTTTATGATAGCAACGATAGATGTTTTAAAGGCAGCATAgatattgaattgaaaaatatcaatatgcAATACCTTGACAAAATGACTAGACAACGATGTGATAAATCAAGTATTCCTCCAAATGTTAGGCTTGATATGTGGTGTAAAACAACATTTTCAGCCAGATATCAAACAACActagaaaaattaagaggtatatatatattctgtACAGAGATGTTTGAGTTAATCGATGATCACGGAGCCACAGATTTTAATAGAGAACCAGTAAATATCGATACATTGTTGACTGGGAAATATTGTACTCCATATCAATTAACTTGGTTATTTAAGAAGTTAGCAAATTGTCTAGGTATTAGAACAGAAGTTGTCTTAGGCTTTTTGAAAACTCCTATGTCAAATAATTCggaatttaaatataatcatTGCTGGTTGAGAATTTTAGTAAATAAGGAATGGAGATTCATTGATGTTATTTTAGGTAATATCACAAATCCTATCCATGAATTTGTtaacaagaaaaaaacgACAAGGGCTGATAACTTTTATTTCCTAACCGAgccattaaatttaatctACACACATATTCCAGCAAGGGACTACGAGCAGCATATTGTTCCAAGTGTTGATCAATTATCAGCCTTATACCTACCATTAGTTTTTCCTTCGTTTTTCAAGAATGATATTAAGTTATACAAATTTAGCACTGCTTTGTCTTTCTTGGAGGATTCTGAAATATATGAGTGTTCTCTAGAAATTCCTAGTGATATTGAACTTTATGCTACCGTGGTAACTCCTGGTGAAAACAGTTCAAACAAGAGTTATGTCTTGTCCCAAGTAAGAAAGTTGAAACCCGAAAGTAACCGTAAAATTGCCGTCATTAAAGCAGTACTACCTCCAGGAGCAAAAGCTGGTGATATTTACGTTCACTCGGGTTTAAAGAGTTCTCGAATTTCAAATCAAAATGCTCATCAATTATCACTGATTATCCCTTTATCTCATAAAGGTGCCAGTATGGATTACGAATTTGTTAAGCTGACAggaaatgaaaatattaagaaaATAGATCAATATATTGTGGAGCCACAGAATAAgtttatttatcaaaacacagaatataattttgaaatatttcaacaCCCATATGATAATGTTATTTACAATAATAAGTCATTGAGCAAAAATGGTAAACAACCCTTAATTGTTAAATCACCATCTGgtaaaatatatgaattGAAGAATAACGATCAAAATTCACCTTTTGGAACATGgagaagaaaaataaaggTGAAAGAAAGTGGCACATGGAGAGGATTGATGCTTTCAGATTCTAGTTCCAATTGGTTCACGTTTGCAGAGTGGACATGTCTATAAAATTTACTGTCGACTAtacaattcaaaaaatgacaGATATTGTTTGTACTCTTGAGTAAACCATTTTTCTCTCACCTTACATTAtagaataataaataattacatttgcataataaaatataatgaaactaataataaattagataaaATGATGACCATagtgaaattatttttgaaaattcagACTTTATTGAAGTTATAACTACATATATGAGTTAAAATTAAACTATAAAATTTGTTTCAGAGAAATGATTTAAGAATTTCCATTAACTTATAATTCTTCAACGATGTGACCCTTTTGGGAAACGTAGATACCATCTAAGAACTTACGGATATCCTTGTTTCTGACACGACAGATTTGTTGAATATCAGCAGCATTTTGAGAGACATCTTCAACAGAGTTACCAGataaaacaatttcatCCTTTTGGTTGGCAGAGAATTCGACAGCAACACCTTCTCTGACTGGGACTTGTCTGACCTTCTTGTCACCTAAGaaatttctaatttcaatgaatttcttaccttcattttcaataacgTTGACGTTGATTGGGAAATGCGCATAAACGTATCTCATCTTGTACTTGTAACCTCTGGTGACACCAGTGATTAAGTTGTCAATCAAAGACTTGACAGTTCTTAAAGCGGCAACGTGCTTTCTCTCACCATCGTGGACGGTAACCTTGATCAAGGTGTTGTCAATCTTTTTGAAAGTAACATCAATGTGCTTTAAGTTCTTGACTAAGGTACCTCTTGGACCAGTAACCTTGACAACTCTAGCTTTGATACTAACGTTAACACCAGCTGGGATATTGATGGATTGCTCAGTTTGGATGTACTTCATTTTGATGCTGGTCTTTTAAAACAGAACAATTATGATAAGTTACGATATAAAAGagtataaattattaacttttaaaaacaattcaCTTATAtcaagaacaaaaaaaatactgTCTGATACAATACATACTAAACCAAGACTATACACACTACAATAAGCGTTACTACAGTCATTAATTGTTACAATATTGGATGAGTatagaatataataacGATGTTCACTACTTAGCagtaattcaaaaaatttagacCTTAACAGGTCAAATAAGATATGAGATTGTTGTTACGATTGCATGAATTTGCAGACAAGCTCATCACATCGAACATTCAAAGTCACTATCCTATCACACAGTATTGCCGAAGTTCAAACATATAGCATCAAGAAAGTTTCACgaatattttgaacaatatatttgttcAAAATTGTTTGCGCGTCATCGTAAACTATTAATTTTCACGAGAGTGAATCTACAAAACCTCTCAGCCTTTTTCTTAGATACATTTTGCGAAGATGCACAGGATCATTcgatttaaaaaattcaaacatTTAGAAATTGATAGTTTTTCATCTCGTTTTTGgtttttctaaaatttttgaatatttttgcACCCACACATTTATGTAAAATTTTGGGATTTGTAAAACCCCCTTACCTTATTGCAAAAACAGTCACGCCAAATTAATTTAGCagtatttttgaattgagTTTTATTACCATTAAGGAATAGttcaatttatataatgttATTACTACCgtatatattttactaTTTATTGTTTACTTCTGTTGATGTTGCGTATCATCGGATTTGTCTATCATTGCTTGTAATTTCCCAAATATTTTGTCTCTGTGAATCGCCACGGgatcatcttcatcacttttaaaaaatatgctTCTTTTAATAGAAGGCTCGTTTTTAGCATAGTAATCTGTATTATTTCCTTCATAATCATACTCATTATCCTGATAACCGTATTCATAATCCGCTTCATTGTCAGCGtaatcatcatcttcttcttcttcattaattttatctaaATCTATAAAATTGCTTGTATTTATAGAGTTTAAGATATCTGCACTTGCACCAAACTTGTCAAACAAATCTGAGAAATCATCTTTCATGACATTGATAACCTCATTAGCATCATCATATCCATATTGCTCTTCAGGATCAAAGTCCTGTTTTCTATATTCATtcagatattttatttcactTTCTATCTCTTTGTAATCTACATCACTACCGAAAAGTATTGATCTATCATCATCCTCATCCTCTGGATAATCATTTCTATAGAAATTTTCACTATTTGAGTCATCATCTATAGGAAATTGATCTTCCGTGTCAGATTTTTCATCGTTAATAAGTTCAACATCAATGTTGACAATCTTTACATGACCTAATTTTGTATCGGGAGGTATTTCCTTTTCATTTAACGGTTCTAAATGGTATATATCATATACATAATCTTGACTTGGTAAACTTAGTACTGTAGCAGACTCGCCCTTAAAATGTTTCCTACTAggttttttctttctagTTTCTCCGTTTGATTGATCCGTATTTAACGCTAAGTAATCATT
The window above is part of the Tetrapisispora phaffii CBS 4417 chromosome 7, complete genome genome. Proteins encoded here:
- the CYK3 gene encoding Cyk3p (similar to Saccharomyces cerevisiae CYK3 (YDL117W); ancestral locus Anc_2.319), translating into MSVAFMVKARYGWSGQAKGDLGFLEGDIMNVTKTTGDWYYGFLLRNKKSKGYFPKNFVIELNGKTKPSVEAITADAKLPNIPSRSKYEASQSSPNLPSLIKSNGSSNLYSQSSTPNNNSSYRKQSSSGYNNKAKYQALRNLPNKETFPALPQIPVSKSNSDSRYKLMKSHSENDIPVRDYNYYKDNSNFYDGYMPSNIRSSCTSSFVTDDSSNTNLFSNSKYLDSSLVSSENSFALMSDFSATSAGSFMRHKYAQSFEASSLDKSEVDVNNDSFSGKAGGFLNKIFLRNGNGSVDSPKLPDLTNMSINNENDNDAKDWLVVNKHLNRSKTLTKYEKHPRYMRALEEHRDIVLHPQDYIYNGLNTNEVVYDSNDRCFKGSIDIELKNINMQYLDKMTRQRCDKSSIPPNVRLDMWCKTTFSARYQTTLEKLRGIYIFCTEMFELIDDHGATDFNREPVNIDTLLTGKYCTPYQLTWLFKKLANCLGIRTEVVLGFLKTPMSNNSEFKYNHCWLRILVNKEWRFIDVILGNITNPIHEFVNKKKTTRADNFYFLTEPLNLIYTHIPARDYEQHIVPSVDQLSALYLPLVFPSFFKNDIKLYKFSTALSFLEDSEIYECSLEIPSDIELYATVVTPGENSSNKSYVLSQVRKLKPESNRKIAVIKAVLPPGAKAGDIYVHSGLKSSRISNQNAHQLSLIIPLSHKGASMDYEFVKLTGNENIKKIDQYIVEPQNKFIYQNTEYNFEIFQHPYDNVIYNNKSLSKNGKQPLIVKSPSGKIYELKNNDQNSPFGTWRRKIKVKESGTWRGLMLSDSSSNWFTFAEWTCL
- the IWR1 gene encoding Iwr1p (similar to Saccharomyces cerevisiae IWR1 (YDL115C); ancestral locus Anc_2.322); translated protein: MTSNPEFIRVKRRRDEEPVGALLIDENKRSKTGKFIYKNTATVILNKFEDNNDDTPLLKLSNHDDQRHFILETHNKKRRHSEANEQVNDPNNLKNENTLPNTLPNEISKMLNDYLALNTDQSNGETRKKKPSRKHFKGESATVLSLPSQDYVYDIYHLEPLNEKEIPPDTKLGHVKIVNIDVELINDEKSDTEDQFPIDDDSNSENFYRNDYPEDEDDDRSILFGSDVDYKEIESEIKYLNEYRKQDFDPEEQYGYDDANEVINVMKDDFSDLFDKFGASADILNSINTSNFIDLDKINEEEEDDDYADNEADYEYGYQDNEYDYEGNNTDYYAKNEPSIKRSIFFKSDEDDPVAIHRDKIFGKLQAMIDKSDDTQHQQK
- the RPL9A gene encoding 60S ribosomal protein uL6 (similar to Saccharomyces cerevisiae RPL9A (YGL147C); ancestral locus Anc_2.321), which translates into the protein MKYIQTEQSINIPAGVNVSIKARVVKVTGPRGTLVKNLKHIDVTFKKIDNTLIKVTVHDGERKHVAALRTVKSLIDNLITGVTRGYKYKMRYVYAHFPINVNVIENEGKKFIEIRNFLGDKKVRQVPVREGVAVEFSANQKDEIVLSGNSVEDVSQNAADIQQICRVRNKDIRKFLDGIYVSQKGHIVEEL